Proteins encoded by one window of Salvia splendens isolate huo1 chromosome 14, SspV2, whole genome shotgun sequence:
- the LOC121765066 gene encoding ubiquitin carboxyl-terminal hydrolase 5-like, with protein MVEVAPQLTPEEEKQAVRDIAVATETQTKVGDTFYLITQRWWQDWLEYVNQTSIANDGSSSEHQGPVSSSALKKPSCINNSDLIDEAVYEDSATGIELHDTLVEGTDYILLPREVWNKLHSWYGGGPVLARKVINTGLSQTELSVEVYPLRLELHLMPKGDRTSIRISKKETIGELHRKACEIFDLTPKQVFIWDYFSHQKHALMNDMEKTLDEANIQMDQDILVEVLNIKTDGGLSSHLENGSINNGSLAPAASHSSIATSGGLSASKFSSRNGNSESHFQNLNTDKAYGTSSISTRGATCGLTGLLNLGNTCFMNSAIQCLVHTPEFARYFREDYHQEINRQNPLGMVGELALAFGDLLRKLWAPGRAPVAPRPFKAKLARFAPQFSGCSQHDSQELLAFLLDGLHEDLNRVKHKPYIKSKDADDRPDEEVADEYWANHIARNDSIIVDVCQGQYKSTLVCPVCNKVSVTFDPFMYLSLPLQSTATRSMTVTIFTCDGSALPAAYTLTVPKHGRCRDLIQALSNACSLQFNEKLLLAEIRGHLIYRFLEDPMILLSTIKDDDHLTAYKIPKVLKKTKFLQLIHRREEQGTGNAQSPGWKPYGTPLVSPISCDDTITRSDIQQIVHTMLSPMLRTKGSGAMTTSNASVVASTKSHKDSSIADPTKGDGGSSKPMLSEKLPLQLVDENNACIDLTVGDDKVVKLSLPSMSILVFVDWSQKLLASYDTNHIENLPEVCKHVHVSKKARNEPLSLYTCLEAFLREEPLVPEDMWYCPQCKERRQASKKLDLWRLPEVLVIHLKRFSYSRSMKHKLDTFVNIPIHDFDLTNYVANKNNTQRQIYELYALTNHYGGMGSGHYTAHIKLLDENRWYNFDDNHISPINEDDVKSAAAYVLFYKRVNNDRSSASNGVDSNLNSQNINSNS; from the exons ATGGTGGAGGTGGCGCCGCAGCTGACACCGGAGGAGGAAAAGCAAGCCGTTAGAGACATTGCTGTGGCCACCGAAACCCAGACTAAAGTCGGCGacactttttatttaattacccAAAG ATGGTGGCAAGACTGGCTTGAGTATGTAAACCAAACTAGCATTGCTAATGATGGATCTTCTTCTGAGCATCAAGGACCAGTCAGCTCGAGTGCATTGAAGAaaccatcttgcattaacaacTCTGATTTAATAGATGAAGCAGTATATGAGGATTCTGCTACGGGCATTGAACTTCATGATACCTTAGTGGAAGGAACTGATTATATACTGCTTCCCAGAGAAGTCTGGAATAAACTACATTCATG GTACGGAGGTGGTCCTGTGTTGGCCCGTAAAGTTATCAACACAGGTCTTTCTCAAACGGAATTGTCAGTAGAAGTTTATCCACTACGCCTCGAGTTACATTTGATGCCAAAAGGTGATCGTACGTCCATAAGAATTAGCAAAAAG GAAACAATTGGAGAACTTCACCGAAAAGCTTGTGAAATTTTTGATCTTACACCGAAGCAA GTATTTATTTGGGATTACTTCAGCCATCAAAAGCATGCATTGATGAATGACATGGAAAAGACACTTGATGAAGCAAACATTCAAATGGATCAGGAT ATCTTGGTAGAAGTACTCAACATTAAAACAGATGGTGGTTTGAGTTCCCACCTAGAGAATGGATCAATTAATAATGGAAGCCTGGCTCCTGCTGCTTCGCATTCTAGTATTGCGACTTCTGGAGGTTTATCTGCAAGCAAGTTTTCATCACGAAACGGTAATTCAGAATCCCATTTTCAAAACCTAAATACAGACAAGGCATATGGAACAAGCAGTATCAGTACAAGAGGGGCTACTTGCGGTCTCACTGGACTGTTGAATCTTGGGAACACTTGTTTTATGAACAGTGCTATACAATGCCTAGTTCATACACCAGAATTTGCTCGGTATTTTCGTGAAGATTACCATCAAGAGATAAATCGACAGAATCCTCTGGGCATGGTT GGGGAGCTTGCTTTAGCATTTGGAGATCTACTTAGAAAGTTGTGGGCACCAGGACGAGCTCCAGTTGCTCCTAGGCCATTTAAGGCAAAGCTAGCTCGCTTTGCTCCGCAATTCAGTGGATGCAGTCAACATGATTCACAG GAACTACTTGCATTTCTCTTAGATGGGCTTCATGAAGATCTGAATCGTGTAAAACACAAGCCATATATAAAATCTAAAGATGCTGATGATCGGCCCGATGAAGAAGTTGCTGATGAGTATTGGGCAAATCATATTGCTCGTAATGATTCGATTATTGTGGATGTGTGTCAA GGTCAATACAAATCAACTCTTGTGTGTCCTGTATGCAACAAAGTTTCAGTGACATTTGACCCATTCATGTATCTGTCGTTGCCTCTTCAGTCTACTGCCACTCGTAGTATGACGGTAACTATTTTTACATGTGATGGAAGTGCATTGCCAGCAGCCTACACATTAACTGTGCCAAAGCATGGGCGTTGCAGGGATTTGATCCAAGCACTCAGTAATGCTTGTTCTTTGCAATTCAATGAGAAACTTCTGCTTGCTGAG ATAAGAGGCCACTTAATTTACCGATTCTTGGAAGATCCAATGATATTATTATCTACCATAAAAGACGATGACCACCTTACCGCCTACAAGATTCCAAAAGTGTTGAAGAAAACAAAGTTCCTACAACTGATACACCGGCGGGAAGAACA GGGTACAGGAAATGCTCAGAGCCCTGGGTGGAAGCCTTATGGAACTCCTCTTGTTTCACCAATATCCTGTGATGATACTATAACTCGAAGTGATATACAGCAGATAGTTCATACCATGCTCTCACCGATGTTAAGAACAAAAGGTTCAGGTGCTATGACCACGAGCAATGCTTCAGTTGTGGCTTCAACTAAATCTCATAAAGATTCTAGTATAGCTGATCCAACAAAAGGAGATGGTGGCAGTTCTAAACCAATGCTTTCAGAGAAGCTTCCACTGCAGCTGGTTGACGAAAATAATGCTTGCATTGACTTGACTGTTGGTGATGATAAGGTGGTTAAGTTGTCATTACCCTCCATGTCAATTCTTGTATTTGTTGACTGGTCCCAGAAGCTTCTGGCAAGTTATGATACCAACCACATAGAAAATCTTCCAGAAGTTTGTAAGCATGTGCATGTAAGCAAGAAAGCTCGTAATGAACCTCTCTCACTGTACACTTGCTTGGAAGCTTTTCTGCGCGAGGAGCCCTTGGTGCCCGAGGACATGTG GTACTGTCCTCAATGCAAGGAGAGGCGCCAGGCAAGCAAGAAACTGGACCTCTGGAGGCTTCCCGAAGTTCTTGTTATTCACTTGAAAAGGTTCTCCTACAGTAGGTCGATGAAGCACAAGCTTGACACATTTGTTAATATTCCCATTCATGACTTCGATTTGACGAATTATGTTGCAAACAAGAACAACACACAACGTCAGATATATGAACTCTATGCCCTGACAAATCATTATGGTGGCATGGGCAGTGGACATTACACGGCGCACATTAAG CTTCTGGATGAAAACAGGTGGTACAACTTCGATGATAACCATATATCACCGATCAATGAAGACGACGTGAAGTCAGCTGCTGCTTATGTCTTATTCTATAAAAGGGTGAACAATGATAGATCTTCTGCAAGTAATGGTGTCGACTCTAATCTTAACAGCCAAAACATTAACTCCAACAGCTAG
- the LOC121765067 gene encoding cytochrome b561 and DOMON domain-containing protein At3g07570: MKKAPPCLLILSFLFSYVYSQSQDSCNSPLTLQNPLPFDTTSMQCANVWSSQGFILRYVQAAPNVWNFVLSAPNINAYVGIGFSPNGNMVGSTAIVGWVESDGTSNMKQYFLGGQQPNLVRLIQPPTQGLPLANGSTMVVQSDRIYITFQLLTPRPTSHLIYAVGPDARLPQASDYRLTEHEEHVATSLNYASGQFETQKQPESSLRRSHGILNMLGWAILMPIGAMVARYMRKWDPLWFYLHAVIQSTAFLFGLIGVICGFVLDDRLSANVSKHKALGITILTFGCLQVLALLIRPDKSSKVRKYWNWYHFGVGRVLVFLAAINVFYGIHLGKAGSSWNAGFAAVLVILFIVTLIMEIRIWFRK; the protein is encoded by the exons ATGAAGAAGGCACCTCCATGTTTGTTGATTCTGAGCTTCTTATTTTCATATGTTTATTCCCAATCACAAGATTCCTGCAATTCTCCTCTCACCTTGCAAAACCCACTCCCCTTTGACACAACTTCTATGCAATGTGCCAATGTGTGGAGCTCTCAAGGCTTCATCCTCAGA TATGTGCAGGCTGCCCCAAATGTATGGAATTTTGTGTTGTCAGCACCAAACATAAATGCATATGTTGGCATAGGGTTCTCACCCAACGGCAACATGGTAGGCTCAACTGCCATAGTTGGTTGGGTGGAATCCGATGGCACTTCCAACATGAAGCAATACTTCTTGGGAGGCCAACAACCTAACCTTGTTAGGTTGATCCAACCACCCACTCAAGGCTTGCCACTTGCCAATGGATCCACCATGGTCGTCCAATCCGACCGTATCTACATCACCTTCCAGCTCCTCACCCCCCGCCCTACCTCGCACCTCATCTACGCAGTCGGCCCAGACGCCCGCCTCCCTCAGGCCTCCGATTACCGCTTGACCGAACATGAAGAGCATGTCGCCACCTCCTTGAATTATGCCTCAG GTCAATTTGAAACACAGAAACAACCTGAGTCGAGTCTCCGAAGGAGCCACGGGATTTTGAACATGCTGGGGTGGGCCATCTTGATGCCGATCGGGGCGATGGTGGCCCGGTACATGAGGAAGTGGGACCCACTTTGGTTTTATCTGCACGCCGTGATTCAATCAACGGCCTTCTTGTTTGGCTTAATTGGTGTAATATGTGGTTTTGTTTTGGATGATCGTCTCTCTGCCAACGTTTCAAAACACAAAGCTCTTGGGATTACTATTCTCACCTTTGGCTGCCTCCAG GTTCTAGCGCTCCTAATCCGACCAGATAAGAGTTCGAAAGTTCGAAAATATTGGAATTGGTACCATTTTGGTGTGGGAAGGGTGTTGGTGTTCTTGGCTGCGATTAACGTGTTTTATGGCATCCATTTGGGCAAGGCCGGTTCATCGTGGAATGCCGGTTTTGCAGCGGTTCTTGTCATTTTATTCATCGTTACTCTTATTATGGAGATTAGAATATGGTTTAGAAAATGA
- the LOC121764803 gene encoding uncharacterized protein LOC121764803 — protein MAASANPSAPANSNVSNGANSGNSKGATSDKANGGGASVKENSAVEPNQRGLRHNPGLSLDWTTEEQSKLEDLLAKYASETTVVRYAIIAKALQDKTVRDVALRCRWMSKKENGKRRKDDNGSSRKNKDKKDKVSDTLPKSSQVANRTNGPAYAQSVMSVDSDDGIPFNAIGGAAGQLLESNAQALDQISTNFSACKINENINLFCQARANIVSILNDLGDMPESMKQMPPLPVKLNEELANSILPRTPLPKKS, from the exons ATGGCTGCGAGTGCTAATCCTTCAGCTCCTGCAAATAGCAACGTCAGTAACGGCGCTAATTCCGGCAATAGTAAGGGCGCTACGTCAGACAAGGCCAACGGCGGCGGGGCGTCGGTGAAGGAGAATTCGGCGGTAGAGCCCAACCAGAGAGGGCTCCGCCACAATCCTGGTTTATCCCTTGATTGGACCACAGAGGAACAGTCTAAGCTCGAAGATTTGCTGGCAAA ATATGCCTCAGAAACAACTGTTGTCCGGTATGCAATAATTGCTAAAGCACTACAAGATAAGACAGTTCGGGATGTTGCATTACGTTGCAGATGGATGAGT AAAAAGGAGAATGGCAAGAGAAGAAAAGATGATAATGGTTcatcaaggaaaaataaagaCAAAAAG GATAAAGTTTCAGATACATTGCCGAAATCATCTCAAGTAGCAAACCGCACCAATGGTCCTGCCTATGCTCAGTCAGTGATGTCAGTTGACAGTGATGATGGAATCCCATTTAATG CTATTGGTGGTGCTGCTGGACAACTTCTTGAGAGTAATGCGCAGGCCCTGGATCAAATTTCTACCAACTTTTCTGCTTGCAAG ATTAATGAGAACATCAATCTCTTTTGTCAAGCTCGAGCTAATATCGTTTCAATCTTAAATGA CTTGGGTGACATGCCAGAATCAATGAAGCAGATGCCGCCACTTCCTGTCAAGCTAAATGAGGAGCTAGCCAACTCCATTCTCCCTCGAACACCCCTTCCTAAGAAATCTTGA
- the LOC121765985 gene encoding 60S ribosomal protein L5-like, whose translation MVFAKAQKSNAYFKRYQVKFKRRREGKTDYRARIRMINQDKNKYNTPKFRFVVRFTNKDIIAQICSASIAGDHVLASAYAHELPGYGLEVGLTNYAAAYCTGLLLGRRVLKKLELDEEYEGNIEATGEDYSVEPADSRRPFRALLDVGLLKTTTGNRVFGALKGALDAGVDIPHSEKRFAGFSKDSKQLDAEVHRKYIYGGHVAAYMNSLSEDEPEKYQTHFSEYIKRGIDADNIEEMYKKVHAAIRANPIQKKVEKPAPKEHKRFNLKKLTYEERKAKLIERLNALNAAAGNDDDDDEDEEDDE comes from the exons ATG GTGTTTGCGAAGGCCCAAAAGTCCAACGCTTACTTCAAGCGCTATCAGGTTAAATTCAAGAGAAGAAGAG AGGGGAAAACTGACTATCGTGCTAGGATTCGCATGATAAATCAGGACAAGAATAAATACAATACTCCCAAGTTCCGTTTTGTTGTGCGATTC ACCAACAAAGATATTATTGCGCAAATCTGCTCAGCTAGCATTGCTGGTGACCACGTTCTTGCTTCTGCATATGCACATGAGCTACCTGGTTATGGACTGGAAGTTGGCCTAACCAATTATGCTGCTg CTTACTGCACTGGTCTTCTCTTGGGCCGCCGTGTTTTGAAAAAGCTTGAATTGGACGAGGAGTATGAAGGAAATATTGAG GCCACCGGAGAGGATTACTCTGTTGAACCAGCTGACAGCAGGAGGCCGTTCCGTGCTCTCCTTGATGTTGGTCTGTTGAAGACCACAACTGGAAACCGTGTTTTTGGCGCACTCAAG GGTGCTCTTGATGCTGGAGTTGATATTCCCCACAGCGAGAAGAGGTTTGCTGGATTCAGCAAGGACAGCAAACAACTCGATGCTGAGGTGCATCGGAAGTACATCTATGGTGGCCATGTTGCTGCTTACATGAAT TCTTTGAGCGAGGACGAGCCTGAGAAGTATCAGACTCACTTTAGTGAATACATTAAGAGGGGAATTGATGCAGATAACATTGAGGAGATGTACAAGAAGGTCCATGCTGCCATTCGTGCTAATCCTATTCAAAAGAAGGTTGAGAAGCCAGCACCAAAGGAGCACAAGAG ATTCAACCTTAAGAAACTGACTTATGAGGAGAGGAAGGCCAAGTTGATTGAGAGGTTGAATGCCCTGAATGCTGCGGCTggtaatgatgatgatgatgatgaggatgaaGAGGATGACGAGTGA